AATCCTATCACTCCGACCATCTATTTTAAGAGCCTTACAGGCTTTTTTTTATGTATAATGATTTAGTTTAGAGTATTCCTTAAACTGATGTAATATATAAAAAGCCCCTAAGAGCGCCTGTAGCTCAGTTGGATAGAGCACCTGCCTTCTAAGTAGGTGGTCGCAGGTTCGAGCCCTGCCAGGCGCACCATTTAGCCTGCATATTTTGCCAGTCCTTGGCAACAGTTATGGCGGTTGTAGCTCAGTTGGTAGAGCCCCGGGTTGTGATCTCGGTTGTCGTGGGTTCGAGTCCCATCAGTCGCCCCATTTTTATTCTGCAAAAACTCCCCTTTATTTCTATCTTATTACATAATGTGCTATTGTTATCAGCCTTTGCCATTTTTGGCATTTTCGCGTGTCTGATTGGTTTTACATTAAATTCAATATATTCGTATTTATGAATATAATAAGTATTTGCTTATTTTCAATTTACTAATCTCCTTATGATTCGCTTTTATCATAGGTTCATAACGAGTGTTGCTGCATTTTTTTCTCATTATTTGACAATCACTTTCACACAAAGCAACAAACGGTCAAGTGTTGTATTAGAATAGAACGGTAACTCAATTGAATACCCATACTTTGTTAATTGATATAAGATTCAACCGCTACCATACGAGTCTTATCGAACTGGTGCAAAAATATAATGAAACATCATGTATTTAACATTGAGCGAGTTTAGGGCGGTAGCAATTAGTAGGTAGGTGTTTGCTTATTTTTTACAAGCTACTACTGACCTTGTACAACTAAGGAAGTGATTGATGGACGCATTAAGTGTATTGTTGCAAAACGTGCATTTGTTTGAAACCAAGTATTATCGTTTGAATGGTAATGGAAATTGGTCTTATTCTATTACCAGAAAGGATACCCTTTTATTTTACCTAGTCATGTCTGGAAGCTTTTGTATTGATGTTGGTAATGGCCTAAGACAGGCACATGCTGGCGATATCATTATGATTCCCAATGCCTATCAGCATGTCAGTTACGCACTCAATCACAATGGCAATGATGCTAAACCGTTAGATGAGATGCTGACGCATTGTAAAGAGCACACGCTTGAAATCGATGGCGATGGTGAGCCCAATTCGTCTTTGATATTGATAGAATGCAAATATGATAAAGAGATGATTCGTCCTTTATTGTCTATGTTGCCGTCTATTTTGCCTGAGATTAATGATAAATCAGGCAGATTTGAAGTCATTGATGTTGAAATCAAGCTTCTGACGTTGGAGGCAGAGAGCGAGCGCATGGGCA
This is a stretch of genomic DNA from Psychrobacter alimentarius. It encodes these proteins:
- a CDS encoding AraC family transcriptional regulator; the encoded protein is MDALSVLLQNVHLFETKYYRLNGNGNWSYSITRKDTLLFYLVMSGSFCIDVGNGLRQAHAGDIIMIPNAYQHVSYALNHNGNDAKPLDEMLTHCKEHTLEIDGDGEPNSSLILIECKYDKEMIRPLLSMLPSILPEINDKSGRFEVIDVEIKLLTLEAESERMGKTAIINHWASIMMIECLRVYIEKLPEATENWLKAMKDPFLTKALAAMHEAPSQNWTIHRLAETAGMSRSSFAQRFKDTVGVPPLTYLIDYRLRLAARYLRLQQNSISRISELVGYASDSTFSQAFKRVYGVSPKAYRQQYRQQNIA